In Fervidobacterium nodosum Rt17-B1, one genomic interval encodes:
- a CDS encoding GH1 family beta-glucosidase: MKRSDFPKDFLFGTATAAYQIEGAAKEDGKGPSIWDVFSHTPGKTFNGDTGDIACDHYHRFKEDVAIMKEIGLNAYRFSISWPRVMQDGKNINQKGIDFYNRLVDELLENDIIPFITLYHWDLPYALYEKGGWLNDDIAMYFRAYATLMFNELGDRVKHWITLNEPWCSSFLGYFTGEHAPGHQNLQEALIAAHNLLRSHGHAVQAFREEVRDGKIGLTNVVTKVEPGDSRPESFFVASLVDKVINAWFHDPVIFGKYPEEAVKNYVEMGLNVPDNDFDIISTPIDFFGVNYYTRTLVVFDETNPMKFSYVSGDLPKTEMGWEIYPQGLFDMLIYLKERYRLPLYITENGMAGPDKVENGKVIDDYRIEYLEKHFEKALEAINAGVNLKGYFIWSLLDNFEWAYGYSKRFGIVYVDYNTQKRILKKSAQWLKEFLRS; this comes from the coding sequence ATAAAACGTTCAGATTTTCCGAAAGATTTCTTGTTTGGAACAGCGACTGCAGCGTATCAAATAGAAGGTGCGGCAAAGGAAGATGGTAAAGGACCATCTATTTGGGATGTTTTTTCCCATACACCAGGTAAAACATTCAACGGTGACACTGGTGATATTGCCTGTGACCATTACCATAGATTTAAAGAAGATGTAGCTATAATGAAGGAAATAGGTCTTAACGCTTATCGTTTTTCAATTTCTTGGCCTAGAGTTATGCAAGATGGGAAGAACATTAATCAAAAAGGTATCGATTTTTACAATCGACTAGTGGATGAACTTTTAGAAAACGATATCATTCCATTTATTACTCTTTACCACTGGGATTTACCTTACGCCTTGTACGAGAAGGGTGGATGGCTTAACGACGATATAGCAATGTACTTTAGAGCTTACGCAACACTCATGTTTAATGAACTTGGAGATAGGGTAAAACATTGGATTACGTTAAACGAGCCATGGTGTTCATCTTTCCTTGGATACTTTACTGGTGAACATGCGCCAGGTCATCAAAATTTGCAAGAGGCTTTGATAGCAGCACATAATCTTTTGCGTTCGCATGGGCATGCTGTACAAGCATTTAGAGAAGAGGTAAGAGATGGAAAGATAGGACTTACGAACGTTGTTACGAAAGTGGAACCAGGTGATTCAAGACCGGAAAGTTTCTTTGTAGCTAGTTTGGTTGACAAAGTAATCAACGCATGGTTCCACGATCCTGTTATCTTTGGAAAATATCCTGAAGAAGCTGTTAAAAATTACGTTGAGATGGGGCTTAATGTTCCTGATAACGATTTTGACATTATATCAACACCTATAGATTTCTTTGGTGTTAACTACTATACTCGAACTCTTGTTGTGTTTGATGAAACAAATCCAATGAAATTTTCTTATGTTAGCGGTGATTTACCAAAGACGGAAATGGGTTGGGAAATTTATCCACAAGGTTTATTCGATATGTTAATCTATCTCAAAGAAAGGTATAGGTTACCACTTTACATAACAGAAAATGGTATGGCTGGACCAGATAAAGTTGAAAACGGTAAAGTTATAGATGATTACAGAATAGAATACCTGGAGAAACACTTCGAAAAAGCACTTGAAGCTATAAATGCTGGTGTTAATTTGAAAGGATATTTTATTTGGTCGCTCCTTGATAACTTTGAGTGGGCTTATGGGTATTCAAAAAGATTTGGTATAGTTTACGTAGATTACAATACGCAAAAAAGAATTCTGAAAAAGAGTGCACAATGGTTGAAAGAGTTCTTGAGAAGCTGA
- the fliY gene encoding flagellar motor switch phosphatase FliY, translating into MIADDFLSQEELDALLGQLTSEESLTDIEKDMIGEVGNIILGSGATALSSILGRKVDISTPEVEVKTLKDLRSEVSGEKVTVIIHFEGAVEGLNALVLEKKTAAEIADIMMGGLGKVESDELDEMKLSAVGEAMNQMMGSAATSLSDMIKKSVNITPPTIEILNFDNAETKFPPIGEDADKVAKVNFTMSIEDLEPAKFFLAMPIPFVKKMYEMIFGKTEKQTATSQTQKTPTQSVPSPSIPKEKTAVAAKPVQFEDFGKVPSAQEQTQVIDERLQLLFDIPLNVSVELGRTKLSLKEIMELGVGSLIELDKLTGEPVDIYVNNKLIARGEVVVIDENFGVRITEIVSPKERLYGLK; encoded by the coding sequence ATGATAGCAGACGATTTCCTCTCTCAAGAAGAGTTAGACGCATTATTGGGACAATTAACAAGTGAAGAATCACTAACTGATATAGAAAAAGACATGATAGGTGAAGTCGGCAACATAATCCTTGGCAGTGGTGCTACAGCTCTTTCAAGTATACTCGGAAGAAAGGTTGACATTTCAACACCTGAAGTCGAGGTGAAAACTCTTAAAGATTTAAGAAGTGAAGTCTCAGGTGAAAAAGTCACCGTTATAATACATTTCGAAGGAGCGGTTGAAGGATTAAATGCTCTTGTTCTTGAAAAAAAGACCGCCGCTGAAATAGCTGATATTATGATGGGTGGACTTGGAAAAGTTGAGAGTGACGAACTCGATGAAATGAAATTAAGCGCAGTCGGCGAAGCGATGAATCAAATGATGGGGTCTGCTGCTACATCCCTCTCTGACATGATTAAAAAAAGCGTAAATATAACACCTCCGACCATTGAAATTCTTAATTTTGACAACGCGGAAACAAAATTTCCACCAATCGGGGAAGATGCTGATAAAGTGGCAAAAGTTAATTTCACAATGTCGATAGAAGATTTAGAGCCTGCAAAATTTTTCCTAGCGATGCCTATACCATTTGTGAAAAAAATGTACGAAATGATATTCGGTAAAACTGAAAAACAAACAGCAACTTCTCAAACTCAAAAAACACCAACGCAAAGTGTTCCAAGCCCCTCTATTCCCAAGGAAAAAACAGCGGTCGCGGCAAAACCTGTACAATTTGAGGACTTTGGAAAAGTCCCATCAGCTCAAGAACAAACGCAAGTTATAGATGAAAGATTACAATTGCTATTTGATATACCACTAAACGTATCTGTTGAATTAGGTAGAACAAAACTATCTCTTAAAGAAATTATGGAATTGGGAGTTGGGTCATTGATTGAACTTGACAAACTTACTGGTGAACCGGTTGATATTTACGTAAACAACAAACTTATCGCACGTGGAGAAGTAGTTGTCATAGATGAAAACTTTGGTGTAAGAATTACTGAAATCGTCAGTCCAAAAGAAAGGCTGTATGGATTGAAGTAA
- a CDS encoding flagellar basal body-associated FliL family protein gives MPEEMEQQQEQGGKKPNPIMGILKLVGIPLIVSLVVTLAVFFLLGQNKQPQQQQEQQQVTAPTQIKAVVIQAGKFQTFMLKGGRDVVVIDSLTLLVGSEPCRAAVAEKNDEIMDALSIIFLSKERFELTTPAGIDLLKKQIREAVNEITGFTGEKEKFGVINVYIYIKSISSVQ, from the coding sequence ATGCCAGAAGAAATGGAACAACAACAAGAACAAGGTGGTAAAAAACCTAATCCGATAATGGGAATTTTAAAGTTGGTAGGAATACCTTTGATAGTTTCGTTGGTCGTTACTTTAGCAGTATTCTTTCTTCTTGGCCAAAATAAACAACCACAACAACAACAAGAACAACAACAGGTAACAGCTCCAACTCAAATCAAAGCCGTTGTGATTCAAGCTGGAAAATTTCAAACATTTATGTTAAAGGGTGGAAGAGATGTTGTTGTAATCGATTCATTAACACTTCTCGTTGGTAGCGAACCTTGTCGTGCAGCAGTTGCTGAAAAAAATGACGAAATAATGGATGCGTTGAGCATAATTTTTCTAAGCAAAGAAAGATTCGAGTTAACGACACCTGCAGGTATTGATTTATTGAAAAAACAAATCAGGGAAGCGGTAAATGAAATAACAGGATTTACAGGTGAAAAGGAAAAATTTGGGGTAATTAATGTATACATATATATCAAATCAATAAGCAGTGTTCAATAA
- a CDS encoding flagellar hook assembly protein FlgD, whose translation MMMNVNSMSNLFSTSTDRTTKKDLDKEAFLKLLITQLKSQDPLEPMKDRDFIAQMSQLSSLEQVMNMSKSVQSFVDTAAQLYRTQAVSMIGKTAVVKTNVINVENGVPESKVFNLDSPANIVIKIFDSNGKLIKEEKIGQVEAGMQLFAWDGKDENGTKVKDGRYTFKILKTTPDGGYEEIPSVESGIVSGVQFDGNKINVIVSNKIYDISEISEIHA comes from the coding sequence ATGATGATGAACGTAAACTCGATGTCTAATCTATTCTCAACGTCAACCGATCGAACCACGAAAAAAGATTTAGATAAAGAAGCTTTTTTAAAGTTGCTAATCACACAACTCAAGAGCCAAGATCCTCTCGAGCCTATGAAGGATAGAGACTTCATAGCTCAAATGTCTCAATTATCATCACTTGAGCAGGTTATGAACATGAGTAAATCGGTCCAAAGTTTCGTTGACACCGCCGCTCAACTTTACAGAACGCAAGCTGTATCTATGATTGGTAAGACCGCAGTTGTGAAAACAAATGTTATCAATGTTGAAAACGGTGTCCCCGAATCAAAAGTATTTAATTTAGATTCTCCAGCGAACATTGTAATAAAAATATTTGATTCAAACGGGAAATTAATAAAAGAAGAGAAAATTGGTCAAGTTGAGGCAGGAATGCAACTCTTCGCTTGGGATGGAAAAGACGAAAATGGCACAAAAGTAAAAGATGGTAGATACACATTTAAGATATTAAAAACAACTCCAGATGGCGGATATGAAGAAATCCCAAGTGTTGAGAGTGGAATTGTATCAGGTGTTCAATTTGATGGAAATAAAATAAATGTTATAGTTAGCAACAAAATATATGACATATCCGAAATTTCCGAAATACATGCGTAA
- the fliM gene encoding flagellar motor switch protein FliM gives MSDVLSQEEIDRLLAALSQGEVNIEEVKKEGEEKKIRTYDFLRPQKFSKEQIRTVQMIHENFARSVSTYLSGKLRSFTSVNVVGIDQLTYDEYMKSIGNPSFITIFTAREFVGSSILNINLEIFYGILDVLLGGPGEVIDAKRVPTEIEIGIIKKEIVNILTSLSQAWASVHPFIPVVESTETNPQFVQVVPSNEMVLAVTFFVNFGKIEGYMSICWPSSVIEPIGEKLTTQSWFKIKQKEVTQELVENLKLNIKKAKLDVIAKIGETKLTLGEILTLEVGDVIRLREHYDEPIKIEVNGKTKFLGKPGQFKGNYAVKITKVIEEGEEE, from the coding sequence TTGTCAGATGTTCTCAGCCAGGAAGAAATAGACCGTTTATTGGCTGCGTTATCTCAAGGAGAAGTTAATATAGAGGAAGTAAAAAAGGAGGGCGAAGAGAAAAAAATCCGTACCTATGATTTTTTGCGCCCTCAAAAGTTTTCAAAGGAGCAAATTAGAACCGTTCAAATGATTCATGAAAACTTTGCTAGAAGCGTTTCCACTTATCTTTCAGGAAAGTTAAGGTCATTCACATCTGTAAATGTCGTTGGAATAGATCAGCTAACATACGATGAATACATGAAATCGATTGGAAACCCATCATTTATAACCATCTTCACAGCTAGGGAATTCGTTGGAAGCTCTATTCTGAACATTAATTTAGAGATATTCTATGGTATATTGGACGTATTGCTCGGTGGACCTGGGGAAGTTATCGATGCTAAGCGAGTACCAACGGAAATCGAAATAGGAATTATAAAAAAGGAAATAGTTAATATTTTAACTTCTCTTTCACAAGCTTGGGCTTCCGTTCACCCATTTATACCTGTCGTTGAGTCAACGGAAACAAATCCACAATTTGTTCAAGTTGTTCCAAGCAATGAAATGGTACTTGCGGTGACTTTTTTCGTGAATTTTGGAAAAATCGAAGGATACATGAGCATATGTTGGCCATCTTCTGTAATTGAACCAATAGGTGAAAAATTAACAACACAAAGTTGGTTTAAAATAAAACAGAAAGAAGTTACACAAGAATTAGTAGAAAATCTTAAGCTTAACATAAAAAAAGCTAAGTTGGATGTCATTGCTAAAATTGGAGAAACTAAACTAACGCTAGGTGAAATATTAACCTTGGAAGTAGGTGACGTAATTAGATTGCGTGAACACTACGATGAACCAATAAAAATAGAAGTAAATGGTAAAACCAAGTTCCTTGGCAAACCTGGGCAGTTTAAGGGTAACTACGCAGTAAAAATCACCAAAGTTATCGAGGAAGGTGAAGAAGAATGA
- a CDS encoding flagellar motor protein MotB produces MAKKEKCVCKSVPEWLNTYGDMVTLLLTFFVLLFSMSTITPGKFQQVVVGITVALKGNPPSVLTGGQTLSEEALISSKPGVYQELLRISEEYKGKITIEDKDEGTLITLTNFKIFEPASARLTAEAKEIIEKLGAVIIEHTSNIIEVRGYADDRPLTPDSIYPSNWHLSSARASTVVNFMLTELKQKRYVLRLADIRSGLFDIDYFYAPDRFVPIGKGDVDVNKELKSLKANFDFDISKLQNDYANGKISLEEYQTKRAQITSKYNDDIENTRRKHRKIEIMIKRETRGG; encoded by the coding sequence GTGGCTAAAAAGGAAAAGTGTGTTTGTAAGTCCGTTCCTGAATGGCTTAATACGTATGGAGATATGGTTACATTACTTTTGACGTTCTTCGTTTTGTTATTCTCAATGTCGACAATAACTCCCGGTAAATTCCAACAGGTAGTTGTAGGTATAACCGTTGCGTTAAAAGGTAATCCACCAAGTGTTTTGACAGGTGGTCAAACACTTAGCGAAGAGGCGCTTATCTCAAGTAAACCAGGGGTTTATCAAGAATTATTAAGAATCTCAGAAGAATATAAGGGAAAAATAACTATAGAAGACAAAGATGAAGGTACTTTAATAACTTTGACAAATTTTAAAATATTCGAACCAGCAAGTGCACGACTTACAGCAGAAGCCAAAGAAATTATTGAAAAGTTAGGAGCGGTAATAATCGAACACACTTCAAATATTATTGAAGTTCGCGGATATGCCGATGATAGACCTCTGACGCCTGATTCGATATACCCATCAAATTGGCATTTAAGTAGCGCACGTGCCTCTACCGTTGTTAATTTCATGCTCACTGAACTTAAACAAAAAAGATACGTATTGAGGCTTGCTGATATTCGCTCTGGATTGTTTGACATTGATTATTTTTATGCTCCAGACAGATTTGTACCAATTGGAAAAGGCGATGTAGATGTTAACAAGGAGTTGAAATCTTTAAAAGCAAACTTTGATTTTGATATTTCAAAACTTCAAAATGATTATGCAAATGGTAAAATATCATTAGAAGAATATCAAACAAAAAGGGCACAAATTACGTCAAAATACAATGATGATATAGAAAATACAAGGAGAAAACATAGGAAAATCGAAATAATGATAAAAAGAGAAACGAGAGGTGGATAA
- a CDS encoding motility protein A yields the protein MDITVLIGVVLGFGMMVYGIISGSGDFATFINIPSLVITVGGAISSAITANKKNVVFGIVKVIMGAIKEPKIDYVGTLRTLVSFSEKARREGLLSLEANIEEIQDPYFKKAIQLVVDGTEPEVLRNMMEIEIDMATAEMMDQKAFFDSLGTFGPAFGMIGTLVGLIQMLKSLNNPETLGPSMAVALITTLYGSILANIVGIPVAEKIAKRAADLEVFKRMILEGIISIQAGENPRVLEEKLKSYLPSQERTKYEAQVQGAGA from the coding sequence GTGGATATAACTGTTCTTATAGGTGTTGTTTTAGGATTTGGAATGATGGTTTATGGTATAATAAGTGGTTCAGGTGACTTTGCGACATTTATTAATATACCATCATTAGTAATTACAGTGGGTGGTGCTATTTCATCTGCCATTACAGCAAACAAAAAGAATGTTGTTTTTGGTATAGTAAAAGTTATAATGGGAGCTATAAAAGAGCCAAAGATAGATTACGTTGGCACGTTGAGAACGCTTGTTAGTTTTTCCGAAAAAGCTCGAAGGGAAGGTTTACTATCACTTGAGGCTAACATAGAAGAAATCCAAGATCCATATTTTAAAAAAGCCATTCAACTTGTCGTTGATGGAACTGAGCCCGAAGTTTTGAGGAACATGATGGAAATCGAAATTGATATGGCAACAGCAGAAATGATGGACCAAAAAGCTTTTTTTGACTCACTTGGAACATTTGGACCAGCATTTGGAATGATAGGTACTTTGGTTGGTCTTATACAAATGCTTAAAAGTTTGAACAACCCTGAAACGTTGGGACCATCGATGGCGGTTGCGCTTATAACAACATTGTATGGTTCTATCCTTGCTAACATTGTTGGAATACCAGTTGCAGAAAAAATTGCTAAAAGGGCGGCTGATTTGGAAGTTTTCAAAAGAATGATTTTAGAAGGCATCATATCTATACAAGCTGGGGAAAACCCAAGAGTGCTTGAGGAAAAGTTGAAATCTTATTTACCATCTCAGGAAAGGACAAAGTATGAAGCACAAGTCCAAGGAGCTGGTGCTTAG
- a CDS encoding flagellar FlbD family protein: MIRLTGLNGKEFYLNAEYIEKIEANPDTTITLFNGKKYIVAEPVEEVVKRVLEYKKKIILPPRPSEE, encoded by the coding sequence ATGATTCGACTTACAGGACTTAATGGAAAAGAATTTTACTTGAACGCTGAATACATTGAGAAGATAGAAGCAAATCCGGATACGACAATTACATTATTTAATGGAAAAAAATACATCGTTGCCGAACCTGTTGAAGAAGTAGTAAAAAGAGTGCTTGAGTATAAGAAAAAAATAATTTTACCACCAAGACCTTCAGAAGAATAG
- a CDS encoding flagellar hook-basal body complex protein — translation MMRSLYSGVSGLQGFQQEIDVVSNNISNVNTIGFKGARVTYATNFSQILDMSRRATDNTGGTNPKQIGYGIRVASIDKIMNQGSFQNTGKKTDLAIQGEGFFILSNGQRQFFTRAGNFDLDLNGTIVQPTTGLKLQGWVAEVDPMSGRRYVDTNKPISNIQISSGLSMAAKQTTRMTMAGNLDARVGPEKFVIAINGYGGRTINTKVSFERDFGALQDTFSDYQVYLGKIDANLDDKVDGKVYIKFDKFGNVVNAGAIKQKLSGTASGGALTLTNPIQQQDGNYLFIIRDSNGKIVDTLSRNVLNGSVTEAITSEKLVDGQTYSVEIAASTQEVVPLDMQFDYQTVASTANGQLSNNFTVQYVVENLDGTPVAIAPQNITSSGTQSISDAALTPGTQYRVKVMINGKVFGSEVVTATTDGANGRISFEYTQGKYGVIRTVRDSVSGNVIGTYNVLLTNGANTIYDDNFISGNSYIDEIYQPSKVDMITIPGAGEPRFYEADNPTNFSVVSFKSPFYTTSTQVYDSLGNPYTLYIDFVKLASVYGNHENAWAFRIRSASGENIKYLSNYDTATEITGGTCGVLRFDKTGRLLGVNSFDPSTGRISEGENVDAILFNAGENGDGIVKIKLDLNSMTQFAALADAFVKNQDGNAQGVLESFSISENGDIIGSFTNGLVDVLGKVALATFNNPAGLLELGNSLYGESANSGTARIGQPSKGGFGSLVAGALEMSNVDLSEEFTKLIIAQRGFQANARTITTADQILQEVVNLRR, via the coding sequence ATGATGAGATCGCTCTACAGTGGTGTTTCAGGTTTACAAGGATTCCAACAGGAAATTGATGTAGTGAGCAACAATATTTCAAACGTAAATACAATAGGTTTTAAAGGCGCACGTGTAACCTACGCAACTAACTTTTCTCAAATTCTCGATATGTCAAGAAGAGCAACAGACAATACAGGTGGAACAAACCCAAAACAGATAGGTTACGGTATAAGAGTAGCTTCTATCGATAAAATAATGAACCAGGGAAGTTTCCAAAATACTGGTAAAAAGACAGACTTAGCAATTCAAGGCGAGGGTTTCTTTATACTTTCAAACGGGCAAAGACAATTTTTCACACGTGCCGGTAACTTTGACCTTGATTTGAACGGTACCATTGTTCAACCAACAACAGGGTTAAAATTACAAGGTTGGGTTGCAGAAGTAGATCCCATGTCTGGAAGAAGGTACGTTGATACTAATAAGCCCATTAGTAACATACAAATTTCTTCCGGATTAAGTATGGCAGCCAAGCAAACAACAAGAATGACCATGGCCGGCAATTTGGATGCGCGCGTTGGCCCTGAAAAATTTGTCATTGCAATAAACGGTTACGGTGGTAGAACCATAAACACGAAAGTTTCGTTTGAAAGAGACTTTGGAGCACTTCAAGATACTTTTAGCGATTATCAAGTGTACTTAGGGAAAATAGATGCGAATTTGGACGATAAAGTAGATGGGAAAGTTTATATAAAATTTGACAAATTTGGTAATGTTGTAAATGCTGGAGCAATTAAACAAAAATTATCGGGTACAGCTTCCGGTGGAGCTTTGACCTTAACTAATCCTATTCAACAACAAGACGGAAACTATTTGTTTATTATCAGAGATAGCAATGGAAAAATTGTTGACACATTATCAAGGAACGTTTTAAATGGTTCGGTCACAGAAGCCATAACATCTGAAAAACTTGTTGATGGTCAAACTTACAGTGTAGAAATTGCCGCGTCAACACAAGAAGTGGTTCCACTTGATATGCAATTTGATTACCAAACAGTAGCATCAACAGCAAATGGTCAACTTTCAAATAATTTTACAGTTCAATACGTAGTTGAAAACCTTGATGGAACACCTGTGGCTATAGCACCACAAAATATAACAAGTTCTGGGACTCAGAGTATATCAGATGCAGCTTTGACCCCAGGAACACAATATAGGGTAAAGGTTATGATAAACGGTAAAGTCTTTGGTTCAGAAGTTGTAACAGCGACAACTGATGGTGCTAATGGTCGTATATCATTTGAATATACTCAAGGAAAATACGGTGTTATAAGAACAGTAAGAGACAGCGTTTCCGGAAATGTTATAGGAACTTATAACGTACTTTTAACAAACGGTGCAAATACGATATACGATGATAATTTTATAAGTGGTAATTCTTACATCGACGAAATATATCAACCTTCAAAGGTTGATATGATAACAATACCAGGTGCTGGTGAGCCAAGATTCTATGAAGCAGATAATCCAACTAATTTCTCTGTTGTTTCATTTAAATCCCCGTTCTACACAACATCAACCCAAGTTTACGATTCGTTAGGTAATCCATACACACTCTATATCGATTTTGTGAAACTTGCATCTGTGTATGGAAACCATGAAAATGCTTGGGCATTTAGAATCAGAAGCGCATCTGGTGAAAACATAAAATACCTATCTAATTATGATACAGCAACCGAAATCACCGGTGGTACTTGTGGAGTATTAAGATTCGATAAAACTGGTAGACTTCTTGGAGTTAATTCATTTGATCCATCAACTGGTAGAATTTCGGAAGGTGAAAATGTAGATGCTATATTGTTCAATGCTGGCGAAAATGGAGACGGTATTGTTAAGATAAAACTTGATTTAAACAGTATGACTCAATTTGCAGCCCTTGCCGATGCATTCGTAAAAAACCAAGATGGTAATGCACAAGGGGTACTTGAATCTTTCTCAATATCAGAAAATGGTGACATAATCGGATCGTTCACAAACGGACTTGTTGACGTACTTGGAAAAGTAGCACTTGCAACATTTAACAACCCAGCAGGTTTATTAGAACTTGGAAACTCACTATACGGTGAAAGTGCAAATAGTGGTACAGCAAGGATAGGTCAGCCAAGCAAAGGTGGTTTTGGCTCACTTGTAGCAGGTGCGCTTGAAATGTCAAATGTTGATCTTTCGGAAGAATTCACAAAATTGATAATTGCTCAAAGAGGTTTCCAAGCAAACGCTAGAACAATAACAACAGCAGATCAAATTCTACAAGAGGTTGTAAACCTCAGAAGATAA
- a CDS encoding Gx transporter family protein, giving the protein MCPQQNDNRIQKGKSEYRRRNVVIFGLFIAISSVVYVVEGIIPFPVPGGKWGFSNFIVLYLSYYSSLSDALLLAVSKSLLGSILSGTIFTPGFFMGFFGSIASAMVQSLVSKTKIFGITGISIIGMVANNITQFFVGSVLISSKAIYSLLPIVLFFGSFSAIANAYLALQTARLEIKN; this is encoded by the coding sequence ATGTGTCCCCAACAGAACGATAATAGAATTCAAAAAGGTAAATCAGAATATAGACGTCGAAACGTGGTGATATTCGGCTTATTTATTGCGATTAGTAGTGTTGTTTATGTTGTTGAAGGTATAATCCCGTTTCCAGTTCCTGGTGGGAAGTGGGGATTTTCAAATTTTATAGTTTTATATCTATCTTATTATAGTTCCTTATCAGATGCTTTACTTCTTGCGGTTTCAAAATCACTTTTGGGCTCCATTCTCTCTGGTACCATATTCACACCAGGTTTTTTTATGGGTTTTTTTGGAAGTATTGCTTCTGCCATGGTACAGAGTTTGGTTTCAAAAACAAAAATATTTGGGATAACAGGTATAAGTATAATAGGAATGGTTGCGAATAACATAACACAATTTTTTGTTGGTAGTGTTTTAATAAGTTCGAAAGCTATTTACAGTTTGTTACCGATAGTACTTTTCTTTGGTAGTTTTTCAGCGATTGCAAACGCTTATTTGGCGCTTCAAACAGCACGATTAGAAATAAAGAATTAG